In one window of Rhinopithecus roxellana isolate Shanxi Qingling chromosome 15, ASM756505v1, whole genome shotgun sequence DNA:
- the LRRC32 gene encoding transforming growth factor beta activator LRRC32 — translation MSPQILLLLALLTLGLAAQHQDKVPCKMVDKKVSCQGLGLLQVPLVFPPDTETLDLSGNQLRSILASPLGFYTALRHLDLSTNEISFLQPGAFQALTHLEHLSLAHNRLAMATALSAGGLGPLPRVTSLDLSGNSLYSGLLERLLGEAPSLHTLSLAENSLTRLTRHTFQDMPALEQLDLHSNVLMDIEDGAFEGLPRLTHLNLSRNSLTCISDFSLQQLRVLDLSCNSIEAFQTASQPQAEFQLTWLDLRENKLLHFPDLAALPRLIYLNLSNNLIRLPTGPPQDSKGIHAPSEGWSALPLSTPNGNASVHPLSQLLNLDLSYNEIELIPDSFLEHLTSLCFLNLSRNCLRTFEARRSGSLPCLMLLDLSHNALETLELGARALGSLRTLLLQGNALRDLPPYTFANLASLQWLNLQGNRVSPCGGPNEPGPASCVAFSGIASLRSLSLVDNEIELLRAGAFLHTPLTELDLSSNPGLEVATGALTGLEASLEVLALQGNGLTVLQVDLPCFICLKRLNLAENRLSHLPAWTQAVSLEVLDLRNNSFSLLPGSAMGGLETSLRRLYLQGNPLSCCGNGWLAAQLHQGRVDVDATQDLICRFSSQEEVSLSHVRPEDCEKGGLKNINLIIILTFILVSAILLTTLATCCCIRRQKFNQQYKA, via the exons ATGAGCCCCCAGATCCTGCTGCTCCTGGCCCTGCTGACCCTAGGCCTGGCTGCACAACACCAAGACAAAGTGCCATGTAAGATG gtGGACAAGAAGGTCTCGTGCCAGGGTCTGGGCCTACTCCAGGTCCCCTTGGTGTTCCCGCCGGACACTGAGACCCTTGATCTCTCTGGGAACCAGCTGCGGAGTATCCTGGCCTCACCCCTGGGCTTCTACACGGCACTTCGTCACCTGGACCTGAGCACCAATGAGATCAGCTTCCTCCAGCCTGGAGCCTTCCAGGCCCTGACCCACCTGGAGCACCTCAGCCTAGCTCACAACCGGCTGGCGATGGCCACTGCGCTGAGTGCCGGTGGTCTGGGCCCCCTGCCACGCGTGACCTCCCTAGACCTGTCTGGGAACAGCCTGTACAGCGGCCTGCTGGAGCGGCTGCTAGGGGAGGCACCCAGCCTGCATACCCTCTCACTGGCGGAGAACAGTCTGACTCGCCTCACCCGCCACACCTTCCAGGACATGCCTGCGCTGGAGCAGCTTGACCTGCATAGCAACGTGCTGATGGACATCGAGGACGGCGCCTTCGAGGGCCTGCCCCGCCTGACCCATCTCAACCTCTCCAGGAATTCCCTCACCTGCATCTCCGACTTCAGCCTTCAGCAGCTGCGGGTGCTGGACCTGAGCTGCAACAGCATTGAGGCCTTTCAGACAGCCTCCCAGCCCCAGGCCGAGTTCCAGCTCACCTGGCTTGACCTGCGGGAGAACAAACTGCTCCATTTCCCCGACCTGGCCGCGCTCCCGAGACTCATCTACCTGAACTTGTCCAACAACCTCATCCGGCTCCCCACAGGGCCACCCCAGGACAGCAAGGGCATCCACGCGCCTTCCGAGGGCTGGTCAGCCCTGCCCCTCTCAACCCCCAATGGGAATGCCAGCGTCCACCCCCTTTCCCAGCTCTTGAATCTGGATTTGAGCTACAATGAGATTGAACTCATCCCCGACAGCTTTCTTGAGCACCTGACCTCCTTGTGCTTCCTGAACCTCAGCAGAAACTGCTTGCGGACCTTTGAGGCCCGGCGCTCAGGCTCCCTGCCCTGCCTGATGCTCCTTGACTTAAGCCACAATGCCCTGGAGACACTGGAACTGGGCGCCAGAGCCCTGGGGTCCTTGCGGACGCTGCTCCTACAGGGCAATGCCCTGCGGGACCTGCCTCCATACACCTTTGCCAACCTGGCCAGCCTGCAGTGGCTTAACCTGCAGGGGAATCGGGTCAGCCCCTGTGGGGGGCCGAATGAGCCTGGCCctgccagctgtgtggccttcTCTGGCATCGCCTCCCTCCGCAGCCTGAGCCTGGTGGATAATGAGATAGAGCTGCTCAGGGCAGGGGCCTTCCTCCATACCCCACTGACTGAGCTGGACCTTTCTTCCAACCCTGGGCTGGAGGTGGCCACGGGGGCCTTGACAGGCCTGGAGGCCTCCTTGGAAGTCCTGGCACTGCAGGGCAATGGGTTGACAGTCCTGCAGGTGGACCTGCCCTGCTTCATCTGCCTCAAGCGGCTCAATCTTGCCGAGAACCGCCTGAGCCACCTTCCCGCCTGGACACAGGCTGTGTCACTGGAGGTGCTGGACCTGCGAAAcaacagcttcagcctcctgccaGGCAGTGCCATGGGTGGCCTGGAGACCAGCCTCCGGCGCCTCTACCTGCAGGGGAATCCACTCAGCTGCTGTGGCAATGGCTGGCTGGCAGCCCAGCTGCACCAGGGCCGTGTGGACGTGGACGCCACCCAGGACCTGATCTGCCGCTTCAGCTCCCAGGAGGAGGTATCCCTGAGCCATGTGCGTCCCGAGGACTGTGAGAAGGGGGGGCTCAAGAACATCAAcctcatcatcatcctcaccttCATACTGGTCTCTGCCATCCTCCTCACCACGCTGGCCACATGCTGCTGCATCCGCCGGCAGAAGTTTAACCAACAGTATAAAGCCTAA